The following are encoded in a window of Primulina eburnea isolate SZY01 chromosome 4, ASM2296580v1, whole genome shotgun sequence genomic DNA:
- the LOC140830307 gene encoding uncharacterized protein produces MSGVIGGNCDVSLRQPWSLLNFVAYFFQPFLFFADDMVLFAEASNEQIQVILECMNKFCIGSGQRINRQKSQIYVSKNVDITLANSISTFAGIPLTNDLGRYLGVPSIHERVKGSLFKQVLEKLKARLEG; encoded by the coding sequence ATGTCTGGTGTGATTGGAGGAAATTGCGATGTTTCCCTTCGCCAACCATGGTCTTTATTGAACTTTGTGGCCTATTTTTTCCaaccttttcttttctttgcgGATGATATGGTGCTATTTGCGGAGGCTTCAAATGAACAGATACAAGTTATTCTTGAATGCATGAATAAGTTCTGCATAGGATCAGGACAAAGGATAAACCGTCAGAAATCACAAATCTACGTTTCTAAAAATGTCGATATCACTTTGGCAAATTCTATATCAACTTTTGCTGGTATTCCTCTAACAAATGACTTGGGCAGGTATCTTGGTGTTCCATCGATTCATGAAAGAGTGAAAGGAAGCCTTTTCAAGCAAGTTTTGGAAAAACTAAAGGCGAGATTAGAGGGCTGA